Within the Clostridiales bacterium genome, the region AAAAAAGTGGGAATGGTATTCCAGAACCCCAATCCTTTTCCAATGTCGATATTTGACAATGTTGCATATGGACCAAGGATACATGGCATAAAAAACAAAAGGCAACTTGCTGAGATAGTCGAAAGGAGCCTCATAGGAGCCGCCTTATGGGATGAAGTCAAGGACAGGCTTAATAAGAGCGGTATAAGTTTATCGGGTGGTCAGCAGCAGAGATTGTGCATAGCAAGGACACTTGCCGTAGAACCTGAGGTTATACTTATGGATGAACCTACTTCAGCGCTTGACCCTATTTCAACCTCTAAAGTTGAAGATCTTATAAGCAAACTGAAGAAAGAATATACTGTAGTTATTGTTACTCATAACATGCAGCAGGCAGGTAGAATATCCGACAGCACGGCATTTTTCCTGATAGGCGAAATAGTAGAATACGGGCCTACTGAAGAGATATTTTATAAACCAAAGGATAAAAGGACGGAAGATTATATAACAGGCCGATTTGGTTAACTTATATCATCAAATTTTTGGAATAATATTAAAATCAAAAAAAGGAGTAACATATGAGCAATATGGGATCATCAATTAATAAAAAGGATTATATAAAAAAAGAATTATTCGGAAAGATTTATTCGACTTTCTGTGGCTTATTGATTATTGTGTTAACTATATCGATAGTATTTTTTATAGCGTCTAAGGGTATTGTTACTTTTACAAGAAATCATGTTTCGGTAATAGACTTTATTTTTTCCTCAAAATGGGCACCTGAGAGTTTAAATTCAAATGGTACGCCTCAGCTTGGTTCTGCGATTTTTATAGTAGGTTCGATACTTGTTTCACTATTCGCCGTAATTGTCAGTACGCCTCTTAGCGTATGCGCAGCGATATTTATGACGGAAATATCGCCAAAGTTTGGCGAAAAATTATTAAGGCCTTCCATTGAATTGTTTGTGGGAATACCTTCTGTTGTATACGGGTGGATAGGATTAAGCGTACTTGTACCCTTTATAAGGAAAAATATAGGCGGATTAGGATTTAGCTTTCTTGCAGGCGGCATAGTGCTTACCATAATGATAATGCCGACTATAGCGAGTGTAGCTTCGGACTCGTTAAAGGCCTTGCCGTTGAACTATAAGGAAGCGTCGTTTGCTCTGGGAGCTACGAGATGGCAGACTATAAGAAAAGTGCTTCTTCCCGCCGCTGCACCGGGAATATTTACAGGCGTTGTGCTGGGATTAGCCAGGGCATTTGGAGAAGCATTGGCTGTGCAGATGGTTATAGGAAATTCTATTAAAATACCATCCGGTTTGCTGGATCCTACAACTACTCTTACGAGTATAATAACGATGGATATGGGAAACACTGTCTCAGGATCTGCGTGGAATAATGCATTATGGTCCATGGCACTGCTTCTTTTATTGATTTCATTTGGATTCATATTGATAATCAGAAAAATATCTTCGAGGAGGAGTATGCGATGAATGCAAAGATATATGACAAGATAGCGACTTCGATATTTTACTTGATAGCATCGTTAATAATGCTGCTCCTTTTTTTGATAGTGGGATATATTTTGTACAAGGGTATAGGCGTTTTAAACTTAAAATTTATAACTACGCCGCCAAAATTCATGGAGCCCGGCGGTGGCGTCGCACCGCAGCTTTTCAATTCATTTTATCTGCTTGTACTCTCAATGCTTATCACCATACCACTGGGAGTAGGTGCGGGAATATACATGGCTGAATATGCGAGGCCGGGCCGTATTACCGATTTTATCAGATTATGTATTGAAACCCTTTCATCTTTGCCTTCGATAGTAGTAGGATTATTTGGATTTTTGGTTTTTGTAAATTCGTTGCACTGGGGTTTTTCATTGTTATCAGGTGCTCTTGCCATAACTGTTCTGAATCTGCCGGCTATGACGCGTATCAGCGAGGATGCCATAAAAAGTGTGCCCGAAAGCCTAAAGGAAGCGAGCCTCGCATTAGGCGCAACAAAATGGGAGACTATATATAAGGTGATACTTCCTTCCGCAATGCTGCAGCTCATAACAGGTACAATACTAACTGCAGGCAGAGTGTTCGGGGAGGCGGCAGCTCTTTTGTATACATCCGGAATGACTACACCGGATTTGAAGTTTAACAGGCTTTTTTCTTTTTCAAAGGTATCACCATTAAACCCCTTGAGGCCTGCTGAAACGCTTTCCGTATTTATCTGGAAAATCAATTCGGAGTCCCTTGTGCCGGATGCAAGGCAAGTTGCAGATGGGGCATCCGCTCTGCTTATTATTATCGTATTTTTGTTTAATATAATCTCAAGGTATATAGGGAAAATGATTTACAGAAAACATACAGGCTCAAAATGATAACAATCATTGCTTTTTAGGAGGATATGAAATGTTTAAATCCCATAAAAATATAGTTAATATTTTTATCCATATTTTAATATTATTTATTATACTGTTTGCAACGTCATGCGGCCGGTCCGACGATAATGCATTGATGATAATGGGTTCTACTGCATTGCAGCCTCTGGCTGAAAAAGCGGCGGCAATGTTCATGACGGATTTCCCGGAAAGCAATATACAGGTGCAGGGAGGCGGCAGCGGAAATGGCTTGACAGCTGTAAGGGCAAAAAATGCGCAGATTGGAAATTCCGATATATTTGCAGAAGATAAGAATGGATTTGATTCCAGTGATTTAATCGATCATAAAGTGGCTGTCGTAGGATTTGCTGTTATAGCAAACCAGGGAGTCGGGATAGATAATGTTTCGAGCAAGCAGTTAACAGATCTGTTTACTGGAAAGATAACCAATTGGAAGGAAATCGGAGGAAATAACGTACCTGTTGTAATCGTCAGCAGGCCTGCGTCCTCAGGAACAAGGCTTACATTTGAGAAATATGCCCTAAATGGTGCAACTGAAATTGCAGGGAAGGCATTGACGCAGGATTCATCCGGTACAGTTGTAAAAACGGTTATGGATACCGAGGGTGCTGTAAGCTATGTAGGACTTACTTATGTAAAGGGAGACGGCTCTTTAAAGGTATTGAAAGTTGATGGAGTAGAACCAAGTCCGGAGAATATCGCTTCCGGTAAATATCAAATATGGGCTTACGAACATATGTATACGAATGGTTATGCAAAAGGTATTACCAAGGAATATATAGATTATATCATGAGCGACAAGGTAAAACCATATATTGAAAAATTAGATTATATACCTATTAGCGATATGAAGGTGGAAAGATAAAAATTTTAAGATATAATTAAATTTACCTCTTTTTCATATAACTAATATTACATAATATGGTATAATAAATGTCATATATTATTAAATTTTATAAAAGAGGTGCTTAGAAATGCCAAGAGGTACTTTTGATGAAGAGCTTGATTCTTTATTTCACAGTTTGATCAGAATGGGTGGCGCAGTAGAAAGTCAGATAAATGATTGTATAATATCTTTAGTAGAGCAGGATGAGAAAAAAGCCCTGGAAGTTATCGATAAAGACGATATAATTGATGATATGGAGGCAGATATCGAAGAGGCATGCGTTAAGTTGATAGCGAGGCAGCAGCCTTTGGCAATCGATCTTAGAAGAATATTTACATCCATTAAGATTGTGACAGATCTGGAAAGAATTGGCGACTATGCTGTTGATATTGCAAGGATAACAATAAGATTAAAAGATGAAAAATATATAAAACCTCTTATCGATATACCTCGAATGGCAGATATTGTGCAAAAGATGATTAAAGATTCCTTGGATGCATACATAAAGCTTGATGTTAAAGCATCGGAGGAAATCTCTAACATGGATGATGAAATAGATGGGTCGTATAAACAAGTTTTCAGGGAACTTCTGGTCTTGATGCTTGAAGATCCAAGGAAAATAACGCAGGCAACCCAATTTTTGTTTGTATGCAAATTCCTTGAAAGAATTGGTGACCATGTAACAAATATCTGTGAGTGGACTATTTTCCTGATCACAGGAGAGCATAGGGATTTGAATGATTGACGGGAGGCCTCATAAATGGCCTTCTTTTTTTCTACTTTTTACATAATCTGGATGTGCCATTATGGATAACCTATTGTAATGATAATGTAAAAGTGATAGTATAACAAAAGTGCCGCATGGCAATAAGGCATAAACATAATCGGGTTAGTTTAAGGGCGTGCAGAACATGAAAAAGGGTATAATGATAAAAAATGTAATAAAGGGCGGTATCGCCGATGAGGTTGGAATAAAAAAGGGTGATTTACTGATTGGTGTAAACGGTAAAACGATAGAGGATATCATCGATTACAAATATCTCATAGCTGATGAGTATCTTGAAATATCCGTACTGGACCAAAACAGAAAAGAGCTCATATTTGAGGTTGAGAAGGAATATGACGATGACTTGGGAATAGAATTTGAAAATCCCCTGCTCGATAATGTAAGAAGCTGTGCAAATAAATGTATTTTCTGTTTTATCGATCAGCTTCCAAAGGGAATGAGGAATACACTGTATTTTAAAGACGATGACTCAAGGCTGTCTTTTTTGCAGGGGAATTTCATTACGTTTACTAATCTGTCCGATAAAGATATTCAAAAAATAATAGAATATAAAATAAGTCCGCTTAATGTTTCCGTGCATACGACAGATCCAAGGCTCAGGATCAAGATGCTGAGAAACAAAAATGCTGGGAATATAATGGAAATATTAAAGAAATTAACTGATAATAAAATAAAAATAAACTGCCAGATAGTTTTATGCAGAGATATAAATGACGGGAATATCTTAAGAAAGACCATAAATGATTTGTATTGCCTGTATCCGATGGTAAAAAACATTGCAGTAGTGCCTGTTGGAATTACAAAATACAGACAAAATCTTTATAATTTAAGGGCTTATGACGAGGAAGCATCAAGAAATGTTTTATCGATAATCGATGAAGAACAGGAAAAAATATATAAAATAGCCAAAACGATATTCGTGAGAGCTGCCGACGAATTTTACATAATGGCCGGTCGAAAGCTTCCAGAGCCGGAGTATTACGGGGATTACGAGCAGCTTCAGGACGGCATAGGAATGGTAACGAATTTAATTGAGAACGTAAAAAGCTCGTTAAAAGGGCAAAGAACGATATATAAGAATAAAACAATATCGGTTATTACAGGGATATCAGCTTTTAAATATATTAATAATATATGCAAAATGGTGGAAAATAAAATTAAGGGTTTAAAAATACATGTATATCCAGTTAAGAACGATTTTTTCGGAGAGAGAATAACTGTGGCGGGACTCCTCACAGGAAGAGATATAGTAAGGCAGCTTAAAGGAAAGCCCCTGGGTGAAAAATTGATTATTCCATCAAATGTATTTAAATCCGGGGAGAATGTACTGCTGGATGACATGACACTTGATGAATTGAAAATAAGTTTAAATACGGATATTGATATATGCGGTTTTGATGGCTCGGATTTTCTAAGGATTATATGCAGGGAGTGATATTGGTGAAACCTATAGTCGCTATTATTGGACGTCCTAATGTCGGCAAATCTACCTTGTTTAACAGGATTGTAGGAAAAAGGATTGCAATCGTCGAGGATACGCCTGGAGTGACAAGGGACAGGATTTATGCGGATGCCGAATGGTTTAATCACAAATTTATATTGATAGATACAGGCGGTATTGAACCGTCAAGTGGAGATAAGATATTTTCCATGATGCAAAGGCAGGCGCAAATTGCAATTGAAACTTCGGATGTTATTATATTTGTAACGGATGCAAAGGATGGAATAACACATGTTGATGAGGAAGTCGCGTCGATATTAAGAAGAACAAGCAAGCCGGTGGTAATAGCAGTAAATAAAGTTGACAACAAGAAGATGTTCAATGAAGTATATGAATTTTTCAACTTAGGTATGGGAGAACCTATAGGCATATCTTCTACGCTTGGATTGGGTATAGGTGACCTTATTGAAAAAGTGATATCATATTTCGATAAAAACAACGAAGAAGATGAAAAAGAAGATGCAATAAAAGTGGCTATAGCTGGAAAGCCAAATGTCGGCAAGTCATCTCTTACAAATAGGCTGCTAAAGGAGGAGAGGATGATTGTGAGCGATATTCCCGGTACTACAAGGGATGCCGTAGATACACCTGTGACAATAAATAATGAAAAATTCATATTTATAGATACGGCTGGAATAAGAAGAAAAAGCAGGGTGAATGAAAATATCGAAAGATACAGCGTAATAAGAGCGTTTGCGGCCATAGAAAGGGCGGACGTATGTGTCATCATGATAGATGCGGGCGAGGGAATTACCGAACAGGATACGAAGATAGCCGGTTATGCCCACGAAGCCGGAAAGGGAATAGTTATTGCTGTTAATAAATGGGACATCATAAAAAAAGATAATAAAGTCATTGATGAGTATACATCCAAAATCAGAAACGATTTGAGCTTTATGCCATATGCCCCTATTGTATTTATTTCCGCCAAGACTGGTCATAAAATCGATAAATTGATCGAGATGGTTAAACTTGCCTCTAAAGAGAATGCTGCCAGAATCAAATCCGGTACATTAAATGACATAATATCTGACGCTGTTATGATGAAGCAACCGCCTTCAGATAAGGGTAGAAGGCTTAAAATATCCTATGCCGTGCAATCATCTATAAAACCGCCGACTTTTGTGCTTTTTGTGAATGATCCTGAAATAATGCATTTTTCATATGAGCGTTATCTTGAAAACCAGTTAAGAAAAAGGCTTGGCTTTGATGGTACGCCTATAAGATTCATATACAGAAAAAAAGGCGAAAAGGGATAAACAGAAATCATAAGATAATAAGATAAATATAAAGAAAGTTTTACATTCAACTTAAACTGATGCGATATTGCGCTCCATCTGCTATTTGTCTAATTGGAAGAGCTTCTCGACTGGAGCATTCAGTAACCTGGCAAGTTTCATTGCCAATTCCAGCGAAGGATTGTATTTATCATTTTCAATGGCGATAATCGTCTGCCTTGTCACACCCAGTCGAGCTGCAACATCTTCCTGACGCAATCCTAATTCCCTCCGCAAGGCTTTTATTTTATTCTTCATTTTTATCGTCCGTCATTTTATGGGCCATGTATAACTTGCTCCCAAAGAAAATAATATTTTGGGCAAGTATGATCATAAGCGTGATAGGGAAACTGCCCTTTTCTTTTATACAGGATATTATAGTCCATACGATCAATACTATATTCTCGAATACCCATGCCAGCCTCATAGCCTTAAAGTTAATCGACATTTCCATCTCATCGGGTTTCTTAAAGAATTTCATATAAATTATCACCTTTCCTGAATGTAAAACCTTCTTTACATTTATCTTATGATAGAAAACAGTAAATGTCAAGAACTTTTTACATTATCTTCGATTCGCAATATGAAATCAGGCATAAATAGGATTATGTTATTTTAAGCAGCGAATGAGTGTTCAAAATAACATAAGTTCAAATTACGAATTGAAGTACATTATTCTTAATGAAACTTTTTAAATTTTGAGTAAATTTATTATGGGACAATAACTTGTAATAATATATACAACCTTTCATATATATATACTGTTATTAAGTATATATTTGAGATAATTCATTATAGAAGGAGGGAAAACATGGAGGAATTCGATTTATATAAGGATATAGCGGAAAGAACGCAGGGAGACATATATATCGGTGTAGTAGGGCCTGTAAGGACAGGTAAATCTACATTTATAAAAAGATTTATGGATCTTTTGGTTATACCGAATATAGAAAACGATTATAAAAAGGAAAGAGCTAAAGATGAATTACCTCAAAGTGCTGCCGGAAAGACTATTATGACCACAGAACCCAAGTTCGTGCCAAATGAAGCGGTGGAAATAGAGGTAAAAGAAAATGCAAAGTTGAGAGTAAGAATGGTTGATTGTGTAGGATATCTCGTAAAAGGAGCTTTAGGGTATTTAGAAGGCGATACTCCAAGGATGGTAACGACACCATGGTATGATTACCAGATACCGTTTGAACAGGCGGCCGAAATCGGTACGCGAAAGGTTATAAATGATCATTCGACGATAGGCATTGTGGTGACTACAGATGGGTCGATAACGGAAATACCAAGGGAAAACTATATAGAAGCCGAAGAAAGGGTTATTAAAGAACTTAAAAATATAAATAAACCGTTTATAATGATATTAAATACGACTCATCCATATGATCCGGATACTATAAACCTCAAAAGGGATCTTGAGGAAAAATATAATGTGCCGGTTCAGATAATGGATGTCATGCAGATGAGGAATGAAGATATAAATAATACCCTAGAAAAGGTTTTGTTCGAATTTCCTGTTAAAGAGATAAATATCGATTTACCCGAATGGGTAGACTCACTGGACTCTTCTCACTGGTTGAAAAAGGACTTCATCGATGCCATCAAAAATGCTGCAAAGGATATTTTTAAATTAAGGGATATTAAATCCACTGTTGATAAATTTAACGAGTATGATTTTATAGGTGAAGTATCCATATCGGATATGAAGCTGGGTAACGGTACCGCAAACATAAACATGAAGACAAAGGACGGCCTTTTCTATCAGGTACTTGGAGAATTCTCTGGATACAAGATTGAAAGTGAAAGCCAGTTATTGTCATTGATGAAGGATCTGTCATTCGCAAAGAAGGAATATGATAAAGTATCCAAGGCTTTGAAAGATGTGAGGGAGACGGGTTATGGACTTGTTCCTCCACAATTAGAAGAGCTTCACCTTGAAGAACCTGAGATAGTAAAGCAGGGTGGAAGATTTGGTGTTAAGCTAAGGGCATCGGCACCATCATTACATATGATAAGGGCGGACATTGAAACAGAAGTATCTCCTATTGTAGGAACAGAAAGGCAGGGAGAGGAATTAGTAAAGTCGCTTCTTGAACAATTCGAAAATGATCCCGGCAAGCTTTGGCAGACAAACATGTTTGGAAAGACACTGGAGGAGTTGGTCAAAGAAGGACTGCAGAATAAATTATATAGGATGCCTGAGGATGTACAATCAAAGATTCAAAGGACACTGCAGAAAATCATCAATGAAGGTAGCGGCGGCTTGATATGCATCATATTATAGGCAGGTTAAAATAATGAAGCGCACCCCGATTTTTGTGGGGTGCGCA harbors:
- the pstB gene encoding phosphate ABC transporter ATP-binding protein PstB, which produces MQIIDVKGLNLFYGKNQALKNVNIGIERNKVTALIGPSGCGKSTFLRTLNRMNDLIENVRITGDVTFEGKNIYKDYDVIELRKKVGMVFQNPNPFPMSIFDNVAYGPRIHGIKNKRQLAEIVERSLIGAALWDEVKDRLNKSGISLSGGQQQRLCIARTLAVEPEVILMDEPTSALDPISTSKVEDLISKLKKEYTVVIVTHNMQQAGRISDSTAFFLIGEIVEYGPTEEIFYKPKDKRTEDYITGRFG
- the spoIVA gene encoding stage IV sporulation protein A, yielding MEEFDLYKDIAERTQGDIYIGVVGPVRTGKSTFIKRFMDLLVIPNIENDYKKERAKDELPQSAAGKTIMTTEPKFVPNEAVEIEVKENAKLRVRMVDCVGYLVKGALGYLEGDTPRMVTTPWYDYQIPFEQAAEIGTRKVINDHSTIGIVVTTDGSITEIPRENYIEAEERVIKELKNINKPFIMILNTTHPYDPDTINLKRDLEEKYNVPVQIMDVMQMRNEDINNTLEKVLFEFPVKEINIDLPEWVDSLDSSHWLKKDFIDAIKNAAKDIFKLRDIKSTVDKFNEYDFIGEVSISDMKLGNGTANINMKTKDGLFYQVLGEFSGYKIESESQLLSLMKDLSFAKKEYDKVSKALKDVRETGYGLVPPQLEELHLEEPEIVKQGGRFGVKLRASAPSLHMIRADIETEVSPIVGTERQGEELVKSLLEQFENDPGKLWQTNMFGKTLEELVKEGLQNKLYRMPEDVQSKIQRTLQKIINEGSGGLICIIL
- the phoU gene encoding phosphate signaling complex protein PhoU; its protein translation is MPRGTFDEELDSLFHSLIRMGGAVESQINDCIISLVEQDEKKALEVIDKDDIIDDMEADIEEACVKLIARQQPLAIDLRRIFTSIKIVTDLERIGDYAVDIARITIRLKDEKYIKPLIDIPRMADIVQKMIKDSLDAYIKLDVKASEEISNMDDEIDGSYKQVFRELLVLMLEDPRKITQATQFLFVCKFLERIGDHVTNICEWTIFLITGEHRDLND
- the pstC gene encoding phosphate ABC transporter permease subunit PstC produces the protein MGSSINKKDYIKKELFGKIYSTFCGLLIIVLTISIVFFIASKGIVTFTRNHVSVIDFIFSSKWAPESLNSNGTPQLGSAIFIVGSILVSLFAVIVSTPLSVCAAIFMTEISPKFGEKLLRPSIELFVGIPSVVYGWIGLSVLVPFIRKNIGGLGFSFLAGGIVLTIMIMPTIASVASDSLKALPLNYKEASFALGATRWQTIRKVLLPAAAPGIFTGVVLGLARAFGEALAVQMVIGNSIKIPSGLLDPTTTLTSIITMDMGNTVSGSAWNNALWSMALLLLLISFGFILIIRKISSRRSMR
- the der gene encoding ribosome biogenesis GTPase Der; amino-acid sequence: MVKPIVAIIGRPNVGKSTLFNRIVGKRIAIVEDTPGVTRDRIYADAEWFNHKFILIDTGGIEPSSGDKIFSMMQRQAQIAIETSDVIIFVTDAKDGITHVDEEVASILRRTSKPVVIAVNKVDNKKMFNEVYEFFNLGMGEPIGISSTLGLGIGDLIEKVISYFDKNNEEDEKEDAIKVAIAGKPNVGKSSLTNRLLKEERMIVSDIPGTTRDAVDTPVTINNEKFIFIDTAGIRRKSRVNENIERYSVIRAFAAIERADVCVIMIDAGEGITEQDTKIAGYAHEAGKGIVIAVNKWDIIKKDNKVIDEYTSKIRNDLSFMPYAPIVFISAKTGHKIDKLIEMVKLASKENAARIKSGTLNDIISDAVMMKQPPSDKGRRLKISYAVQSSIKPPTFVLFVNDPEIMHFSYERYLENQLRKRLGFDGTPIRFIYRKKGEKG
- a CDS encoding DUF512 domain-containing protein; protein product: MKKGIMIKNVIKGGIADEVGIKKGDLLIGVNGKTIEDIIDYKYLIADEYLEISVLDQNRKELIFEVEKEYDDDLGIEFENPLLDNVRSCANKCIFCFIDQLPKGMRNTLYFKDDDSRLSFLQGNFITFTNLSDKDIQKIIEYKISPLNVSVHTTDPRLRIKMLRNKNAGNIMEILKKLTDNKIKINCQIVLCRDINDGNILRKTINDLYCLYPMVKNIAVVPVGITKYRQNLYNLRAYDEEASRNVLSIIDEEQEKIYKIAKTIFVRAADEFYIMAGRKLPEPEYYGDYEQLQDGIGMVTNLIENVKSSLKGQRTIYKNKTISVITGISAFKYINNICKMVENKIKGLKIHVYPVKNDFFGERITVAGLLTGRDIVRQLKGKPLGEKLIIPSNVFKSGENVLLDDMTLDELKISLNTDIDICGFDGSDFLRIICRE
- a CDS encoding helix-turn-helix transcriptional regulator, which codes for MKNKIKALRRELGLRQEDVAARLGVTRQTIIAIENDKYNPSLELAMKLARLLNAPVEKLFQLDK
- a CDS encoding phosphate ABC transporter substrate-binding protein; the protein is MFKSHKNIVNIFIHILILFIILFATSCGRSDDNALMIMGSTALQPLAEKAAAMFMTDFPESNIQVQGGGSGNGLTAVRAKNAQIGNSDIFAEDKNGFDSSDLIDHKVAVVGFAVIANQGVGIDNVSSKQLTDLFTGKITNWKEIGGNNVPVVIVSRPASSGTRLTFEKYALNGATEIAGKALTQDSSGTVVKTVMDTEGAVSYVGLTYVKGDGSLKVLKVDGVEPSPENIASGKYQIWAYEHMYTNGYAKGITKEYIDYIMSDKVKPYIEKLDYIPISDMKVER
- the pstA gene encoding phosphate ABC transporter permease PstA; translated protein: MNAKIYDKIATSIFYLIASLIMLLLFLIVGYILYKGIGVLNLKFITTPPKFMEPGGGVAPQLFNSFYLLVLSMLITIPLGVGAGIYMAEYARPGRITDFIRLCIETLSSLPSIVVGLFGFLVFVNSLHWGFSLLSGALAITVLNLPAMTRISEDAIKSVPESLKEASLALGATKWETIYKVILPSAMLQLITGTILTAGRVFGEAAALLYTSGMTTPDLKFNRLFSFSKVSPLNPLRPAETLSVFIWKINSESLVPDARQVADGASALLIIIVFLFNIISRYIGKMIYRKHTGSK